AGCCTTTTCTTTCCCTCGACTTGCAATAGCAACCACTTCATTCATTTTTGATTCTTTTATGCCAGGTATAACTGAGTTTATAGCTATATTTGCACAACCCAAAATTCCCCATTTCATTTTTCTACTTTGTATAATGTTCACTCCTAAATTCAATTTTCTTGAATAATAACCTTATTTTCTGTATATTAAAAAAAACTTCATTCATAAATATGCTTTTACTCTATATATTATGAAGTAGGAAGTTCTGTTAAACAAGTAACTAAAAAAATAAAAAAATATTATTGCAACATTTCTGCCGTCTAGTCCGTCTAATAGTTAAATCAATTTATGAAAGAAGGGTTAAAATTGAAGAAAAAAATATTAACAGGGTTATCCTTGATCTTCATGTTTATTTTTGCGGTTACTGGATCAGTTTTTGCTTTTAGCGACTTACCAGAGGGAACAGACAAAAACATTATTATGGAATTAAAGCGAAATGGAGTTGTAAGTGGAATGGACGAAAATAATTTCGCTCCAAATGGAAAACTTACCTACGCTGAAGGAATTGCCTTAATCGTTAAAGGATTAGATTTGAACTTAGCCCATATGACATTTATTAAGCAACCTTTAGCAAGTGATTATTTTACGAACATATCAGATGATTCCTGGTATGATGATTATTTTGTAAAAGCCTATTTAAATGGTGTGGATCTAGATAAAGATGTTAATCCAAACAAAAAGATGACAAAAGAGCAATTTTCACATGCCTTATTTCAAGCAATGGATGCAAAAGGTGACTATAGCTTTATAGAGATGTTCTTAACAATTTCAGATGCTGAAAAGATCAATCCAGAATATATGGGTAGCATTCAAAAAATATTACTTTCAGAAGTTGCTTCCTTAGATCAAACAAGCAAATTCCATCCGGCACAACTTGTCAAAAGAATTGATGCTTCAGTAATGATATATAAAGCAATTAAATTTGTAGATAGTCATTCAGAGGAAGAATCGCCAATTGACGTACCGGCACCTATTCCTGATGAAGAAGTTACCTTTAAAGTAGAGAAAGTGAATGAAGAAGTGAATAAAGTTACTTTATCTTGGGGAGAAAAACCAAATGCAGGTTACTCAATAGAAATTACATCCGTGGATTTTGTTAATAATGAGGCTGTCATTCATTATCAACTTCATTATCCAGTTGAAGGAATGATGTATGCTATGGTAATTACTGAACCTAAAGCAGAAACTTATATTTCAAATTCATTAACACCTAGTATTCAACAAGAAAAATAAAACAAAAATATCTCATAAACAACTCCTTACATTTTTTCAAAAAATGATGAGGGGTTTTTTATTTATATATAAATAAAAAATTTGCATAAAGCAAATGATAGTTATGACAATAAATTCAATTTTACACCTTGTTGCTGAGTCTAAATTAAGAGAGGATAAATCCCATTGAAACCATTCATACCGCAGCTTGTATATTTTGAACCAAACGCATTGGAATATCCATTCGGAAAACAACTGTTTGATAAGTTTAACGATATGGGGTTAGAAATAAGAAAAACAACTTCACATAATCAAGTGAGAAATATTCCTGGAGATAGTGAGTTAGAGAAATATCGCGTTGCTAAATCAACATTAGTTGTTGGAATTAGAAAAACGTTAAAGTTTGATTCCTCTAAACCCTCAGCTGAATACGCCATTCCATTAGCTACTGGATGTATGGGACATTGTCACTATTGCTACTTACAAACCACACTTGGAAGCAAGCCTTATATTAGAACTTATGTTAATCTAGAGGATATCTTTAATCAAGCACACAAGTATATCAGCGAACGAGAACCTGATATCACACGTTTTGAAGCGGCCTGTACGTCTGATATAGTTGGTATTGATCACTTAACCCATTCCTTAAAAAAAACGATTGAATTTATCGGTAAAACCAACCTAGGCAGACTTAGATTCGTTACAAAATACCATCATGTTGATCATTTACTAGATGCTGAACATAATGGTCATACACGTTTTCGATTTAGCATTAACTCTAAATATGTGATCAAAAACTTTGAAGCAGGCACTTCTCCTTTAGAGCACCGGATACAAGCTGCAAAAAAAGTAGCTCAGGCCAATTATCCTCTAGGATTTATTATTGCCCCAATTTATATTTATGAAAATTGGCAAGAAGAGTACATTGATTTACTAAAGAATTTGTCTGAAGCTTTGAACCCTATAAAAGTGCCTGATTTAACCTTTGAATTAATCCAACATCGTTTTACTAAACCTGCAAAAAGAGTTATTCAAGAGCGTTATCCGAATTCAAAACTAGAGATGAACGAAGAGGATAGAAAATATAAATGGGGAAGATACGGAATTGGAAAATATGTTTATCCTGATGATGAAGCAAATGCCATTAAAGAAATAATGCAACTAAATATAAAAAAATACTTCCCTCAAGCCAAAATTGATTATTTCACTTAACTTAAAATAGGTTTGAAGAACTTAAAAAAACTCCCCTCTACCTACCTCTATGGATAGAAACAAGGGAGTTTTAAATGGTGCCGAGGACCGGAGTCGAACCGGTACGGTAGTCACCTACCGCAGGATTTTAAGTCCTGTGCGTCTGCCAATTCCGCCACCCCGGCACATTTTAATTGGTGGGCCTTGAGGGACTCGAACCCCCGACCAATCGGTTATGAGCCGATTGCTCTGACCAACTGAGCTAAAGGCCCAAACTTGGTTGCGGGGGCAGGATTTGAACCTACGACCTTCGGGTTATGAGCCCGACGAGCTACCAGACTGCTCCACCCCGCGTTGCTAGCTTGTATAACAGCGACAAGAGTAATCATACACAATGCTAAAAACAAAGTCAAGGGTTTTTTTATAATCTATGTTTTCACAATGTTTAGAAAATTTAATTCAAATAATGTATCGCACACCATATCTGCCTTTTTGGGATCTAAAAACCTCAACTTCCATTGGATATTCAAAGCCATATACCCACCAGTCTTCCTCCATTCTTTTAGCTAAACATCCAGCTTGAAATTTGGAATCGTACAATTTCACACAGTAAATCCATTTCATATCCTCACCTCATAAACTATATACGATAGTTTTAGATTAACCGTTTTTTGCACATTTAATAAAAAAATATTTAGTTGAATTGGATTTTACTTTTCATTGTTATTCTAAATTGAGGATTTTAAATTATGATTCGTCTTCCTGTTCTTCTTCATCACGGTATCGATGAGCAAGACGGCTCGATGCCGATGCGGCAATACTAGCCACTAAATCATCTAAAAATGTATGGATACCATTGTTTCTTTTCGTATCTAATTTCTTTATAATTCCTATTTTATTTTTATCTAAATGTCCAAATGTTGTTAATGCAATACTGCCATATGCATACACTGAACCAATAGCTAACGTTTCATCACAACCAAATAATCCCTCGTCTGTTTCAATAAGTGACTGCAGTGGTTCAGATAACATCCCTTTTTCACATAAAACATCAATCTCGATCCCAACCAAAACGGCATGTTGAACTTCTCTTTTCTCTAATACAGCCTCTACACTTTCTATGCAATCGTCCATATGCAAATCCTCATGATAAGCTGACTGCATCTCATATACAATAAAAGCAATATCCTCTATTTTTACTCCACGCTCATTCAGCTTTTCAAAAACTGCAGTTCGAACTTCTTTACTGTGTACTTGTCTTTTCATTTCAAACCCCTCCCTTGAAAAGATTTATATATTATATCATATCTTCACAAAATATCCCTTATTAAAATGGATAAAAACAGCTATAATAGAATTAGATAGAAATTAGATACGTTATCATATGCAGCGTGTTCATTTTTCTTGCAAAACTCCTGTACTCAAATTAATAAGGAGGTATTTTTTATGAATTTCGGAGTTGTAGTATTTCCAAGTAAGGAGATTCAAGATTTCTCTAACTCTCATCGTATGAGGTATGATCCACATTATAAACTTTTACCTCCTCATATCACGATCAAAAAACTTGAATCATTTGATGAACAAAAAATGGATGAAATAGCAGCTCATCTTGAACATGTCACTTCAGATTTATCACCATTTGAAATCACATTTAATCGAGTATCCAACTTTTTTCCATTAAGTAATGTGATTTACCTTGCACTTGAGGAGACGAACAGAATAACAAACTTATACAAAAGTATTAACACGGGAATATTACAAGAAGAACATCCTCAATATCCATTCACTCCTCATTTAACAATTGGGCAGAAACTAAATGAAGATGAGATGTTTGATATTTTTGCAAATTTAAAAAACCAAAATATTCACTTCCGTATGAAGGTGGATCGCATTCATTTACTTTATCAACTTGAGAACGAAGTATGGACTGCATACCAAAGTTTTGTATTAAAAGAAACACATTAAATTCATAATACTTTGTCAAATAATCATTAAAATGCTTACTCCATGTGTGTGAAAACATGGAGTAAGCATTTTATATTTTGAAATCTAATATAACGATATTATTCCCTGTGTTATTTTAGAAACTTTATAACAATTGCTTCGTATAAATAAAGGTTAATGTTAAATAGAAAAAGGGGAGAGTTTTTATTGGGTTTTCCAGGTCAATCATTTAACATCATGTTTACAATTGTTCCGATATTAATAGGAATCACATTCATTTTTGTATTTGGAGGTATTATCTTCACAATCGTTAAAAGTGCTTCACAGTGGAATCATAATAATAAACAACCCATACTCACAGTGAATGCTAAAGTAGTTAGTAAAAGAGATAAAGTTAGCAGCAGAAGGAGTCATCATGATAATCATGTCTCTCATCATACTTCAACTACATATTATTCAACATTTGAAGTGGAAAGTGGTGATCGTATGGAACTGCAAATGAGTGGTGAACAATACGGGATTTTAGTTGAAGGAGACCTAGGTAAATTAACTTTTCAGGGGTCTCGTTACAAGGGATTTGAAAGAATTGTAAAATAACTACTAAATAAACCTCCTGCCATTACCAATGGTGGAGGTTTGTTTTAAATTTAAAGTGCTGACAACTTAAGACTCAGCTGCTTCCAGGATTTTACTTAATAAATCACGATTTTCATCTAGTTTTTTTTGAAATTCTTTTGGAGAAAGTCCAATTTTCTCAGCCAAACACACTGGTATTTTCTCTGCTTTTTCTCTCAAATCCAATCCTTTTTTTGTCAAACTGACCAGCACTTTTCGTTCATCATCTCTAGAACGCTCACGTTTGACAATATTAGCCTCTTCCATTCTCTTTAACAGCGGAGTTAAAGTTCCTGAGTCTAATAATAGATGTTCCCCTAGCTGTTTTACTGTCAGTTCGTTTTGTTCCCATAAAACAAGCAATACTAAATATTGAGGGTATGTTACATCCATATCCTTTAAAAATAAATTATATAATTTTGTAAATTCCTTAGACAATGCATAAATAGAAAAACATAATTGATTTTCTATCTTTAATTGTTCATCCATCAATATTCACCTACCTGCTTCTGCTATCAATGAAATCATATCGTGACTAAGTTCAATTGTAAACCTTGAAAATCTGGTATTGAACAAATTAATTACTTTGACAGCGAACAAATCCTATGTTAAATTTTAATTGCGCACAATTTAATTATACAAAATTCATATAACAAAATCTAGTCTATTCTCTAATTGAACCACTAAACAGTAGAAAAGAGGAGTAAACATGATAAAATTAAGTGTTCTGGATCAATCCCCAGTTTCTGAGGGAAGCAATCCACAAGAAGCCCTTAAAAACACTGTAAGATTAGCTCAACAAACAGAAAAATTAGGTTATCATCGTTTTTGGGTAGCGGAACACCATCATACAGAAGCATTAGCAGGTTCATCTCCAGAAATATTAATTGCACACTTAGCCGCAAACACTTCAAAAATAAAAGTAGGTTCAGGTGGGGTCATGTTACCTCATTATAGCTCTTACAAAGTGGCTGAGAATTTTCAATTATTAGAATCACTTTATCCAAATCGCATCGATTTAGGTGTAGGTCGGGCTCCAGGTGGCATGCCATTATCAACAATTGCTTTACAAGAGGGTAAAAAAAGAACCGTTCATCAATTTCCTGAGCAAATTGATGATTTATTAGCTTACATTCATAATGATTTAGATGAAAAGCATCAATTAGCTGGTTTAAAAGCAACACCCCTAAGTCCAACAGCATCAGAACTTTGGATGTTAGGCTCTAGTGGTGATAGTGCAGCTTTAGCAGCAAATAAAGGGTTGCCATATACATTTGCACATTTTATCAATGGACAAGGTGGAGCACAGTATGTAGATCATTATAAACACAATTTTAAGCCGTCCAAATATCTAAATAAACCAAAAAGCATTGTAGCTATTTTTGTAATTTGTGCAGAAAGTGATGCAAAAGCAGAACGAATTGCAAAAAGCTTAGATTTATCCTTATTATTAATTGAAAAGGGTGGCCAAACGAGAAAGGGAATTCCGAGTGTAGAAACTGCAGAATCATATCCTTATAGTGAATTTGATTTAGAAAGAATCCGTCAAAATAGAAACCGGATGATTGTGGGTTCACAAGAATCAGTAACTCATCAACTACTTCAATTGAGAGATCAATATGGTACAGATGAATTAATGATAGTTACCATAACTCATGACTTTGAAGATAAACTGCGATCCTATGCATTACTTGCAGAAGCATTTAGATTATAAATAGGGTATCTTAAAGCTAAAAATCATAGGAAAAATTGAAAGGTAGTTTTTGTTGAAACTTAGAATTGGGAATTTTATAAATTCTTAAGTTATTAAACAACGGCATGCCATTATCTGATCCATGCATGCCGTTTCTACTAAGCTTATACTAAAAAACTCTCTTTAGTTTACCATATACTGATCAGGATTGTGGAGCCAAGATTGAAGTAATTCTAAGTCTTTACTATCTACTATACCCATGTCTGAAGCAATTTGAATGAGTGCAGTATAGTTTGACAAGGTATGCAATTGGATATTTTCTTCAACAAAAGCGCTCAATGCCTTTTCAAATTCATAAGTAAATATGGCTACAACCGCCTGCACATGTCCCCCTGCTTCTTCTACTGCTTTTGCCGCTCTTAATGAACTTCCGCCTGTAGAAATTAAATCTTCAATCACTACTACTTTTTGATCAGGTTTTAAGAGACCTTCAATCTGATTTTTCTTTCCATGTCCTTTAGCTTTATCACGTATATAAATCATTGGTAACCCTAACTTATCAGCTACCCAAGCCGCATGAGGTATACCTGCTGTTGATGTGCCTGCAATAACTTCTACATCTGAATATTTCTCTTTAATGATTTGCACAAACCCTTCAGCAATGATATTTCTGATGTGAGGATAAGACATCGTTAGACGGTTATCACAATAAATAGGTGACAACAAACCTGAAGACCATGTAAAAGGCTCTTTCGGTTGGAGGTTCACTGCACCAATGTCCAATAGAGATTGTGCGATTTGATTTGATAGCTGAGAATTCATAAATTATTTCAACTCCTCTATAATATTTTCCATTGATTTACGTGGATCATCTGAAGCCGTAATCGGTCTTCCAATTACAATGTAATCTGTACCTTGATCAAATGCTTCCTTTGGTGTCATGACCCTGGATTGATCTCCCATATTTGAGCCTATTGGACGAATACCTGGGGTCACTGTTACAAAACCTTCTCCGTTTTGTTCTTTTATGTTCGTTACTTCTAAAGGAGATGCTACGACTCCATCTAAACCTGCGTTCTTTGCTAATTTAGCATATTGCAATACCGAGTCTTCAACTGTTCCAGAGATCCCTATCTCATCGTTTAAGGTGGTTACATTTGTACTCGTGAGTTGTGTAACTCCAATCACTATAGGTTTAGGAATAGATGGATTTACAGCTTGATCCACTCCTTCAAGCGCACTTTCCATCATTGTTATGCCACCTGCAACATGAACATTAAACATATCCACACCAAGTCTAGCGATGCTAGCTGCTCCGCCCTTCACTGTATTCGGTATATCATGCATTTTCAAATCTAAAAAAACTTTATAACCCTGCTCTTTTAATTTCAAAACAAAGGATGGACCAGCAGCATAAAACAGTTGCATACCTACCTTCATGTAACAAGGAATACCTTTTAATTGATTTAATAGCGATTCTGCTTCATCAGCTGAAGGATAATCCAGAGCTACGATAATTCTGCCTATGAAATCTTCTCTTTTCCCCAAATCATCAACCCCTCTTTTCAAAAAAAGATATGAACTATGAAAACCATAAAATTCAAGTGAGAGTAGTTAATACCCTCACTATTAAATTGTTTTAGTTTACACCTGCAAGTCCAATTCTTAACTTTTTAACTTCAGATATATCCTCACCCATGACAGGCATCGGAGTCGATGCGTAGTTAATCGTTTGTAACATTGTAAGAAGGGCACGCACTGTATCAAGTGAAGTTAAACAAACCACACCATTCTCTACAGCTTCTCTACGAATCCTAAATCCGTCTCGCTCAGGAGTTTTTCCTTTTGTTAATGTATTAATTACAAATTGCGCTTCGCCGTTTCTAATTAGATCTACGATATTAGGTGAACCTTCTTTTAACTTATTGACCTGTTGAACTGTCATACCAGTATCCTCTAATGTTTGAGAAGT
The window above is part of the Chengkuizengella sp. SCS-71B genome. Proteins encoded here:
- a CDS encoding S-layer homology domain-containing protein codes for the protein MKKKILTGLSLIFMFIFAVTGSVFAFSDLPEGTDKNIIMELKRNGVVSGMDENNFAPNGKLTYAEGIALIVKGLDLNLAHMTFIKQPLASDYFTNISDDSWYDDYFVKAYLNGVDLDKDVNPNKKMTKEQFSHALFQAMDAKGDYSFIEMFLTISDAEKINPEYMGSIQKILLSEVASLDQTSKFHPAQLVKRIDASVMIYKAIKFVDSHSEEESPIDVPAPIPDEEVTFKVEKVNEEVNKVTLSWGEKPNAGYSIEITSVDFVNNEAVIHYQLHYPVEGMMYAMVITEPKAETYISNSLTPSIQQEK
- the splB gene encoding spore photoproduct lyase, producing the protein MKPFIPQLVYFEPNALEYPFGKQLFDKFNDMGLEIRKTTSHNQVRNIPGDSELEKYRVAKSTLVVGIRKTLKFDSSKPSAEYAIPLATGCMGHCHYCYLQTTLGSKPYIRTYVNLEDIFNQAHKYISEREPDITRFEAACTSDIVGIDHLTHSLKKTIEFIGKTNLGRLRFVTKYHHVDHLLDAEHNGHTRFRFSINSKYVIKNFEAGTSPLEHRIQAAKKVAQANYPLGFIIAPIYIYENWQEEYIDLLKNLSEALNPIKVPDLTFELIQHRFTKPAKRVIQERYPNSKLEMNEEDRKYKWGRYGIGKYVYPDDEANAIKEIMQLNIKKYFPQAKIDYFT
- a CDS encoding phosphatidylglycerophosphatase A, with the protein product MKRQVHSKEVRTAVFEKLNERGVKIEDIAFIVYEMQSAYHEDLHMDDCIESVEAVLEKREVQHAVLVGIEIDVLCEKGMLSEPLQSLIETDEGLFGCDETLAIGSVYAYGSIALTTFGHLDKNKIGIIKKLDTKRNNGIHTFLDDLVASIAASASSRLAHRYRDEEEQEDES
- a CDS encoding 2'-5' RNA ligase family protein; the encoded protein is MNFGVVVFPSKEIQDFSNSHRMRYDPHYKLLPPHITIKKLESFDEQKMDEIAAHLEHVTSDLSPFEITFNRVSNFFPLSNVIYLALEETNRITNLYKSINTGILQEEHPQYPFTPHLTIGQKLNEDEMFDIFANLKNQNIHFRMKVDRIHLLYQLENEVWTAYQSFVLKETH
- a CDS encoding DUF2500 domain-containing protein — its product is MGFPGQSFNIMFTIVPILIGITFIFVFGGIIFTIVKSASQWNHNNKQPILTVNAKVVSKRDKVSSRRSHHDNHVSHHTSTTYYSTFEVESGDRMELQMSGEQYGILVEGDLGKLTFQGSRYKGFERIVK
- a CDS encoding MarR family winged helix-turn-helix transcriptional regulator, translated to MDEQLKIENQLCFSIYALSKEFTKLYNLFLKDMDVTYPQYLVLLVLWEQNELTVKQLGEHLLLDSGTLTPLLKRMEEANIVKRERSRDDERKVLVSLTKKGLDLREKAEKIPVCLAEKIGLSPKEFQKKLDENRDLLSKILEAAES
- a CDS encoding LLM class flavin-dependent oxidoreductase, translated to MIKLSVLDQSPVSEGSNPQEALKNTVRLAQQTEKLGYHRFWVAEHHHTEALAGSSPEILIAHLAANTSKIKVGSGGVMLPHYSSYKVAENFQLLESLYPNRIDLGVGRAPGGMPLSTIALQEGKKRTVHQFPEQIDDLLAYIHNDLDEKHQLAGLKATPLSPTASELWMLGSSGDSAALAANKGLPYTFAHFINGQGGAQYVDHYKHNFKPSKYLNKPKSIVAIFVICAESDAKAERIAKSLDLSLLLIEKGGQTRKGIPSVETAESYPYSEFDLERIRQNRNRMIVGSQESVTHQLLQLRDQYGTDELMIVTITHDFEDKLRSYALLAEAFRL
- the pyrE gene encoding orotate phosphoribosyltransferase encodes the protein MNSQLSNQIAQSLLDIGAVNLQPKEPFTWSSGLLSPIYCDNRLTMSYPHIRNIIAEGFVQIIKEKYSDVEVIAGTSTAGIPHAAWVADKLGLPMIYIRDKAKGHGKKNQIEGLLKPDQKVVVIEDLISTGGSSLRAAKAVEEAGGHVQAVVAIFTYEFEKALSAFVEENIQLHTLSNYTALIQIASDMGIVDSKDLELLQSWLHNPDQYMVN
- the pyrF gene encoding orotidine-5'-phosphate decarboxylase produces the protein MGKREDFIGRIIVALDYPSADEAESLLNQLKGIPCYMKVGMQLFYAAGPSFVLKLKEQGYKVFLDLKMHDIPNTVKGGAASIARLGVDMFNVHVAGGITMMESALEGVDQAVNPSIPKPIVIGVTQLTSTNVTTLNDEIGISGTVEDSVLQYAKLAKNAGLDGVVASPLEVTNIKEQNGEGFVTVTPGIRPIGSNMGDQSRVMTPKEAFDQGTDYIVIGRPITASDDPRKSMENIIEELK